GTTACACATAGAAGTTACCACAATTTGTTCAACCTTGAAGGAGACTAGCAACAATCTTTAGATTAAAGTAAAGTGGTAAAAACTCTGATTCTGGTCTGTCCCCTCAGCTCTTGCCTGGTGTTATGTTGGCATCATGttggagagaaaggaagagtTCACCACTGTTCCCATGTCTGTACATGACTGTGGCTACTCAGCCTCTGATCCTCTGTCCTGTTATGGAACTGTAAGTGAACCTTAACATGTAGATCTCTGAACAGATACCAGACAAGCTAGGAGAAAGACTATCTTACCAAGACCTGTCTAAAAACTAATCTGGTACACGGCCTGTAACTTAATTGTTCCtgtaactttaatttaaatgttcGGTAACCAGTCAGTAATTTCAGTTGAACATTCTGTTGCTATTAGCGACCACTGCTAGCACAGCTCTATATCAGTTTAGCTTACATTGTTAGCGTTAGCCTAGGCTACATCTGCTATTTTGTCAGATTTCCAACCAAACCTATTGACAGGCACGTTTGATCTCATTAGTGGGCTGTGCTACGcaaagcccactatggacacctctatagcaaagctataggtgtccatagtgggctgtgcgaagcacagcccactattgttcTTCACCGggcctcttttttattattcccCCTCCTCAGTTTTTGGCGCGTAACTTGCCCCGCAccgttgagcgcacacaaacaaaaaatacatcaaaacgtGCGCCTCGATCGGGCGAGGggtgctattatttttatctccaaaaaattaatttttcgcgtcgtaagacgcgaaaaactgcgacaaatttcccataaggaatgaatgggacgaggtAAAAAAAATCGCAAATCtgcgacgtttttcaaacatctcctgctctggcctacgttcacctagaaacaccattcaaactttaaaatgtaggcacgggtcttgtctatttaagtcgtatttgaacatttttcctacgatgtttcgtttttgaacagTGACGCTTTAAAGATGGTGAGTGAATTTtgaagaattttgaaaattttagttttttcaatgattgtgtattgcggaatgttcgtgcagagccaactgccagagtgggagagactcaaaaaaaactctcagaaattctctctttctctgacgaccccagccacaaattacacagtagaaatgtgattttttcatagagttgtagccacacttgtcttctttctcccaatgtgtctagtttatcagtaggatttacggtttttgatttatctgcccctaaccgacaagagtagctctcaactgctccatttactccaatgttaatcgggaggaggattttccaggattttccaaactgcacctgtttttaactcgctcctattaccacattttagaagctaggaccacaaaaaattatggctgtgttctttaaggcctttctggcttgatggtgaagaaattttgcccatatcatgtttggttttgaagatatagcactagtttgaagtcctgcttctgagccaaaagtcactctcagatcagctctgtcacagacagcagctgtggtcacaggccgttgctagggggttccgacaaccatcaccgtagcaaccgagatcaactgggccagcagagacacacaattcatattcacCCTGTCTAACTTTCGGCGCTTAACTCGTGCCGCAccgttgagcgcacacaaacaaaaaatatatcaacacGTGCGGCTCGATCGGACTCGgtgtgctattatttttatctccagaatattaattttttttaaaaaacaaacttttccataagcaatgaatgggatgaggtcaaaaaacttgcaaatctgccactttttcaaacatctcctgctctggcctatgttcacctacaaacaccgttcaaactttaaaatgtaggcacgggtcttgtgtacttaagttgtatttgaacttttttcctacgatgttttgtttttgaaccctgaccctttaatgatggtgagtgattttggaaaaattcaggattttcaatgattgtgtatggcAGAATGTTGatgcagcaggctgcaggagccaaatgacagagtgggagagactcaaaaaaactctcagaaattctctctttctgtgacgaccccagccacaaattacacagtagaacagtgatttttcacagagttgtagccacacttgtcttctttctcccaatgtaTCTACTTTATTAGTAGGATTTACAGTTTTTGATTCATCTGCCtctaaccgacaagagtagctctcaactgctccattcacttcaatgtaaatcacacacacgcagacaggcaggcaggcaggcaggcaggcaggcagacagacagacgacacaaacacacacagagacagacacacacacagacatgcagcgcagcacagcccactctcgcgatttcccaacggggaaTTGTCTAGTTTTCAAATGTCCTTGGAGGATTATCTGGAGGTACTCCATTTAATACCTATTTTGTGACACTTATTTGTAATAGAGAAcagaagtcacgccccttctgGTTTGCTCCATGGCACCTTATTTCGGAAAAACTGTACATGGTTGTGAacggagagagacaaataattttctGATCCAGCTAGAGTTGTGCGATGAGCTACACATGTggtgtttgtcaatttaaaacaTCATATTTGACTTGAGAAAGTCTCAATTTGTCATAAAACGAATGagactgtgaaaatatgtaattataaagactacacaatggtcaccaaaacccgtaatttaaacattgtagagttgctcctgtatattagcttACTCACAATACTGACAAACTACCCTTttacataactgcagttgtcaatatgaccggtttcattgtgattttcatcttttttagtactttttctgtgccgagttggcggccatgttggtgttggtgacgtgtgttgagcgagccgatgtagttcactgagcggtttaacacaaaaccagatgatattttactttatttactacaaactgtgactttattgacttggaaagtcctcttttaaattgacaaacatcatatgtgtagttcatggcacaattcaagcaggatcaaaaaatgtgtctctttCCATTCACTactatacatattttttccgaaataaggtcccatggggtccaCCGGAAGGGGcatgacttcagctctctatagAAGATATTAAAATTGCTATTTCTACATTAAGTATGATACTGGCTGTAAGCTGTCAGAGGCTAATGTGTTGCTAATACCACATTAACTGTTGAAGGcgttattgataacattcagccactacaTGTGACATTACAGCTCCCCCTACCATTGCACTCCCGCCAAAACACTGCAGTTGTTCtaatcatctgccccctcaagtggttgccagtttgttacAGTGTCTAACGTGGCAATGGCTAGCTAGCTTATGTCaacgttgctaacgctagcCAACATTAATGTCACTTACGCTAGCAAGCTAACGTGAGGCAGTATAGTTGCTGGGTGCATACTGTGGAACTCAGacatctttacatttttttccacaaactggcaactaccaagactcttaACGCTGACAAAACATGGATACCATGTGGTTCCGGCagcgttatactattggctgacaaatcTCGTTAGAAACTGGAACCAGCTGtcaattcttacacagagataaacaaagcagccattttgtacttttcagaatgattaatttcttaatttcttcttaATAGCTagttttaaaatcacaataatgtttttaaggaaaagaaatacttttctacaagctctgttgatgtatttttcttaaTGATTTATTATGatctacataaaaaaaattatcaatATGATAAGTGactgtaatatactgtatgtcttagATGTTTTACTGCAAGTTCAGTCCTGCTCTTTACAAGAGAATTTGGGCTCCGTCTTATTTTGACCATAACATACAGTTTAACTGTCTGTGTCCTCAGGCTATTAACTTGGCCAGTGATGATGCATTCACCCTGAACCTTCTGGCAAAAATCTTCTTTCTGTTGGGGAAACATGAGATGGCCACAGGGATTTGTAACATGGCCCTAAACGTGCTCCCCGACCCGGAGCTCAACTGGCAGGCCTACTGCACCCGTGCAAAGGTACAGCAGCTGAAGCACATCAAGTCAATGGCAAAACCAAGCTGGCAGAACTCAGTCAATTAGTATGTATGTTGGAGAATTTGCATTAATTTAAACTGGCTTAAAGATGCATAGAATTCACATACTGGTTCAAGTAGATCTAATGTTTGAGCTTGTTTGAACTATAAATGTTTCTGCTGTTATGGTAAAAGTGGTAATGTTATACTCAAATCACTTGCATAAAGTGATTTCCATACacatgataaaataaagatgttCATAAAAAGTTgtataatgttaatatttatgAACTTTTTCCTTTTAGATCAATATGATGCTCTACGTCAGGGACCTGGAAATAGCAAAACATGGTCAAGGTGGAATCCCAGACCGGCAGAAGCTTACTGAGGCCAGAAAAGACTTGGACAAGGTCCTGACTGTACGTCCATGTCTGCGGACTCACCTAGAGATGGCACAGGTAAAGAGACAAATTACTAATGATCAACAGAGAAGGATTTTCTACAGCAACAATGTTTTTAGATGAATGTCTTTCCCTTTAGGTGTTCTACTACATGGGTGTAGATGCACTCCAGGAGAGTCTCTTGGTGGATGAGGGGGCAGTGAACAGTGCACTGGTCAGTCTGTCCCATGCCCTGAAGTTTGAGCTGGGTGACAGCTTGCCGGACCTCCACGTGCTGCGAGGACGCTGCCTCCTGCTGAAGGGTGAGGAGCAGAACGCTGCAGACTGCTTCAAACAGGCTGTGGAGCTGGAGAGACCAGGGAGCACCGACACCACAGCCCTGCGCTGCCTCCTACAGGCCCTCCTGACTCTCTTCATGCAGGGAGGCTCTGATCCCAGCCTGGCCATCACCCAGCTTGAGCTGTGGGTACAAAAGGCAGAGGAGAGGTACCCTGGGGATGCTGTGAAGGCAGAGCTGAAGTGCCTTTACAGGACTCACACAGCAGAGGTCACAGAGTTATCGAGGGCTCTGATCAGCACAGGCAGAATGGACCTAGTGAGGAGGCTACTGGAAACGGTGGTGCCTAAAAAACTGGTCAAGAAGAGACCAATGGCAAGATCTTTCTCCTACGCATGAGGCCAATATGTGACTTTACAGGCTCGTGAGCAAACCAGACCAGACATGCAGTAATTAATGAACTTCATGACAGCATTTCacagattaaaatgaacaaCAGCGATGCACTGTAACTGAGATGTCTTTACTGTAACTGTTTTTAAGCTGTGATTCTTCAATTATTTACCTGTTTTTTGGGGAATTTGGGAAGAGCAACTTTTGGAAAGGTTGGATCTACAAACGAACCTACAGTTACAGTGTTACAGCTCAGAAAGATTGTCCTTTAAAGCTTCTAGTATGTTAAAATCTTACTGGCCACACAGCTCAAGTTGGGTGATGGCCAGTTTTTGAGAGTGCttgtatattgtattgtatattcATAATAAAGTGGATATAGTCAGTCCTGTTTAGTCCTTCCATAGTGGCCATATAAATGTCTTAACACAAGTCTTATTTCTGCTTAGTAATATTTCATGCCAGACTACCTCTCCTTGAGTGGGATATTTTAATGCTCTACCACTGAGGACCaacagaatcagaaacagatttattgccaagaggGATTTTACATCGACGAGGAATTTTTCTTGGTGAATAAGGTGCATgcattgaagacaataaacaataaacaaacaaacagtgactataatatatacaatataaacacacagaggcaaaaAGTGTGGGATGGCTGATAAATAAAGACGGAAGATAAAATATAGAAGATATTAAGGTAGAGATATGCACCATTAAGATGTTACCTTGTTTATGAATGGTCCTGTTTTTGGTGCAAAAAGGATTAAATCACAAGCCTTTTAACACTTTAAAGTGACTTTTGAATCATTCATTATGTAATCTATGATTTTGATCTACAGATAGCCGACAACTTCAAAGAAAACCTGGGTTAAATGAATACAGGGTACCAGGAGGCCCTGAATTGTTTGATAACAAACCCAACAGATCACGAGAATGTGTGTGACAGAACTCTTCACTACTTTAATCAAAACACTAAAAGAGGAAATGTGTTCATCCCTTCAGTTACTTGTAGAGAGACTTGTAGGATATATCCTCACTTTAGACTGCAACAGAGTTATGAGAGACTAACTGTACTTCTTACACATACTTACACATTCCCTGGTTAAGTAAAGgctaaatgaatatatatatatatattaatatatatatatatatatatatatatatatatatatatatatatatatatatatatatatatatatatagatatatatatatatatatatatatatatatacatatatatatatatatacatatatacatatatatatattaaaccTCTATTAAAACCAATCATCAGTACAATATGGAATTTGGGCTCCCCCTTTGACGGTATCAGGAAAGACACTGTGATGCTGAATGCCGGCTTGATTGCAgataataaaactaaaaactaaagaGATTTTGAGATGCGATCAAATGCAtgtcagtagtcattactacagtATAACATGAGAACTCAGAACATCAAATAATATAGTCGAGGGTGATGGACATGAGGTAAAATGAATGTAGGTTGCAGgtcaattaaatgtaaattgaTAATTACATAAAgaacattaaaataattagaCCAGTGAAACAACAATAAGGCAATCATAAGCTTAAATTTAGACAACGCAGTTTGTAAACTGAAAAGGGTCATGACTCATGATAAGGTCAGCTGATTGGCACGCCAAACACTGGGTGGAGCAGTTAAATGGAAGctttaaaaagaacaaagaagaaatcaaacttaatattttataacaagtccaaaatgcatacattttttttttgtgaccaattttttattcattttccacACGATTTGCAGGTACACATCAACACCTAAGTATGAATaaccaaaataattaattttatcaTTTGGATCAGCCAAAAGACAGTTTTTGAAACTGTATTGTCCACTGGTTGAGATTTCTCTGTAGAGACACTGATCAGCTGTATGTTAAATACAAGTCACATACAAGTCTGTATGTTATATacaagtcagtgtgtgtgtgtgtgtgtgtgtgtgcgtgtgcgtgtgcgtgcgtgtgtgtgtgtgtgtttgtgtgtgtgtgtctgtggcttTTAAAGGCgttgcaaaaatgttttgacaactTAGTGTCTGACTGGTTCACCACACCTCTGTTAGTTTAATCAATTGAGAAACTGTTCTTGACTATTGTTTCTGGCTGTTTTTGTGCACAGGTTCCGGTTCTGCAGCATTGTTCGGGCTCCTGTGTGACATGCCAGGAGATGCCACTCCTCAGTCCAGGCATATTCTGTCACAGCGTTCAGAGGTGGTAACAAGACTTTAAGCTTCATCAGGTAAGAGTTTGAGATTTGCTACTGAGAAATTGTAAATGTCTATTttgaatgtgaaatgtgttgtttttgttacacAGCATCATGCACTAGTTGTATTAACCTTGTCATGAAAACATCTCTGTTATTTTGCTTCACATCTATTTACTGGTAATGAAGAGATGTATAAATGGTGATGTATGAAATCATAGACTATTTGCATTATATTGCTCGAATTTTACAAAGAAATCTGTGTTTTCAAGGCAGcttcagctgtgtttatggTTGTAAAAATTGTCACAATCTGGCCACAGTGCAGCACAGGCCTttgagacacagacacacaccctgaGGAGTCCTGTCAACACTAGATTAGCTGAAGCAATTAAGTGAAGAGTTTTCTTCGTCACTGCAGCTTCTTTCTCTGTTGCCAATGTCTACATTTCACAACGATTGATGGACGATAATTATTTACTTTCAGTGACTGTGAAAGATTGCAATTCTTGTCACAATGCATCCGCTGGATATCATAAACCAATACGTGGTATCACACATTAGAGCTATGCAAAATACTATAGTGTTTaccatactgtatgtaatatTATAATAAGGCCAGAGACATTGTTGCCAGAGTTGCTGTGATAATATTTCTGCAGATGTCTTACAGATGAATAGCAGTTAGTCTACTAAGATGTTTCAAAACTGAGCGCACAAAAAGTCCTTTAAAAGTCATTTATGCTCATTTTATGGttcatgtctttattttaggtgtctagaaaatgtttacatggtttagtattttaaaaaacacgTGATCATACATCAGTATGATATTGTGCTGCAGCActtctattcaccctctgtctgaacactcagtttcagctcctgtctctttaacgcccccctcccaaaaagcccagtcttatcttccacatcagctctgcgGGTGTTTTGGCAACCATGGCTGTGCTGGGGGTGTGGCTGAGTgcagtgactgtatagttgtgacatcataaCTTCATCATTTCTGTATACAGTCTGTcaacatttctctgtggatttaGCATTTTGGTACTTCtacagtgatgtaatgtaacttagtacatctactcaagtactgtacttaagagCAACTTTGAAGTACTTtgactttacttgagtatttccattttcatcagagccaaagtagagaatttttatttcattgacgatcaaaaaaaacaaaaaaaaccccaaaccatTAATTccaattatcagaaaaatgctgaagccggtgtacttttacttcttttgatacttaattacatttattgacaataaaactacatttgatatcaaatactttaagacttttactcaagtactattcgtatgggcaactttaacttttaccaaagtaatattttaactggatagttttacttttactcaagtatgacttttggctACTTTTTACAATGCTGATACtgtcacagtatttatataacACCAAAACCTGCTTACTAATCAAAACCACAgggaaatctcactttctacataATGGGACCTTTAAGCACTCACTGCTGCTCATTGCTATTCCTGTTATTCTTGCTACAGAGCCTACATCCGACTAATACCTCGTTCATACCACATTCATAGGTACTGAGTCAGAGTGGCACTTGTTGGTTTACCACCGTCAAACTAGAAGCCAATGGACTTGAATCTCATAATGTCAATATATTTGATACACAGACCGAAAAATGGGCGTTCATTAGAAAGATAtgtgtatttcaaaataattgtCTTTACAGATATGACTAATAGATGAAATCAAGAATGTGTGaattcaaacaatgttctcaataaTATTCAAACTAATGTCACAAGATGGTCCAAAATCTAACCAGATCACCGACTCTCTAGGATGAATATGTGTTGTAAAAATCTCATTTCTATGAAGTACAACACAacataatttgactttttctgcttttcattttcagttaacAGGTTAATCTGAACAAGTTCAAGAGACAATGGCAATGACACCGTGGAGCACCGGTCTCTTTGACTGTTGTGATGACATGAGTTCTTGTAAGAATCAACCCCACAACTTTCACGTTATATCATACATTTCTAAATAATACATGTCCTTATTGACTCATATGAAGCCACTGTCATTACAACTCTATTTCAACAtgaaattttgtgtttttcaggctGTTATGGTTTCTGGTGCTGCCCCTGCCTCGCCTGCACAGTTGCAGGAAAGTTTGGAGAGAACCGCTGTCTCCCATTATGTGACATACTCAGCCCTGCCATCACAGCAGCCTGTGgacttcctctgtgtgtgcctCCTGCCGTTCTCTCTATAAGGGTTGGCATTCGACACACTTATGGTATCAAGGTAAAATACTTTTATCATGTTTCAATTATTCTTTTCGATGAAAGCCTCTTGTACATTTACAGAAAGTTaaacaatttgttttaaaaagcctAGTGAAAGAATAGAAATAGAgtaaagatgaaaaatgttggtAGTAGAcgaacatactgtatgttgtgaAAGCTTCCAGCAGTTACATCAGTAACTGAGGAGCAATAAAATGAGCATAATCAGGACTATTCTTCCTCCGCAGGGTTCTCTCTGCAACGATGTTGcgacttcctgtttctgtgagTGGTGCTCCTGGTGTCAGATGCATCGGGAGTTGAAATATCGCAAGAAAAACCAGCCTGCTGTTGTTATCATGCAGCCTGGTCAAATGAGGTCTTGAAACCCACCTCCTGCTGGAGCTGACCAGGAGTTGTCGTTGCTTCCCACTGACCTTTGTGGCTAATTGGTCTGCTCTGTCTTATGAAAGAAAATCAGTTTAGCTTAGGTCAATCATTACTCCTTGTTTTgagcttcattttctctttttgtttggtTACACTGAAGACAAGAATCAGTTGTATTTAGAGCATGCTGGATTCACTTCAGCTCTATAATACTGCAATAATGATAATCATGAAAAATCCTTAGCGGAGGTTGGGATATGATCagtttctccctcttctttaaAGACGAATGACTCATCTGCCTTAATAAAAACTAAAGTCTCAGGATGATTGATCAGAAGGA
This window of the Pagrus major chromosome 11, Pma_NU_1.0 genome carries:
- the ttc22 gene encoding tetratricopeptide repeat protein 22, with the protein product MEADNTEDIESLMEDMDYIPGHFHLDLNLNCDHVGPVKLRLRDTYLKQESLRGELEAESGYLQYAVRNLLGLLAFHLEQLDTAEEIFRSICKEDPGNLNAWANLGYVYDKLGRELDAGECVEKVSHFMGLEAGAASQDESRLLAARCLAEQAYVYPYDVELDSEDLLRERLMAALRLYNRALDYGGQLIPTEEKRSWYFKMATIYIRLDDIVKTRDDSEYSRLPHYNKGLKLLKETLESEKTRYKALAWCYVGIMLERKEEFTTVPMSVHDCGYSASDPLSCYGTAINLASDDAFTLNLLAKIFFLLGKHEMATGICNMALNVLPDPELNWQAYCTRAKINMMLYVRDLEIAKHGQGGIPDRQKLTEARKDLDKVLTVRPCLRTHLEMAQVFYYMGVDALQESLLVDEGAVNSALVSLSHALKFELGDSLPDLHVLRGRCLLLKGEEQNAADCFKQAVELERPGSTDTTALRCLLQALLTLFMQGGSDPSLAITQLELWVQKAEERYPGDAVKAELKCLYRTHTAEVTELSRALISTGRMDLVRRLLETVVPKKLVKKRPMARSFSYA